The DNA segment TTTGTGAATTGCCAAAGGGTGCAACCTCAAAACCTGTATGCCACAAAAGAGTTGAGGAAATATGGTATTTCCTGGCCGGAGAGGGGCAATTGTGGCGTAAACTTAATGAAGAAGAAACCATTACTCCTCTCACAAAAGATACAGCTGTTACAATTCCACCGGGATGTTCCTTTCAGTTTAAAAATACAGGTAAAGAGACTTTACGGTTTCTTATTGTAACAATGCCACCATGGCCGGGGAAAAATGAAGCCTTGCCTGTTGATGGGTATTGGTAACAATGTAAATAACAAAAAAATGTAAAACAAATATTAAGACTTGATTACATGGATGCCACCAAATGGTGGCGAAAATATGTTTTTAAAATGTCAATCAGAAACGTAGAAAGTAGATGGCCCAGAGACAACAATAATAATTTGTTGCACATTGATAGTTTAGGCTACTCAAAAGGGGATACTAGCAACTATGTCTTGGTAAGTTACCTAACCAAACGATTATTTATTAACGCTACAAACCAATATGCAGTCTTCGTGTTAAACAATCAAAAGGTAACATCTTATGAGTGGAGTATTCGAAAATATATTTTTGAAACCAATCAAAAAGAAGATATACCACTCCCAGGGCCACATGTATCAGGTCTGTTTTACAATATTGATAAAACTCAGCAGAATGGATTATTTTCATGGACTCCTATTGAAGAAGGAAGATACGTAATTTCGGTAACACTCAAAAGTGGTGATACAACCTTAGCCACACTATCTTTAGATCATAAAGTATTTGAAACATTAACCTCTGAAGATTACATTAATGAAGCGAGAAGTACGCAAGTAGCATTTGGTAAACCTGACAATTCCGAAATGGGCCTTGCTGGAATTGATATTGTTGTATTAAATGAAATAGCACATGATTTGTGGCAATACCTAACTTATGAATCTATCTACGATCAAAATAACATTATACCAATTGAGGTACTTGTTAGCATATTATTTGACCGCATAGTTTTATCCAATAAAAATGACCGCGAGTTTTCATTACGATATATAGGCGACAACTGGGATGGAATAATTACGAATGAGGATATAATGACCGGACTAGGCTCTCGTTTGTTAGGGCTTTTTAAAATTTCAATGGTATCAGTGGCGATGGGGAATGGTTATATCACCTGGCGTAATAAACCGGATAATCCAAAATTAAACGGACAAAACGTGTGGATGCCAATAGAGCAAGATATGCATAATGATTTTTTAGCCTTAACCAATGAGCAGAAAGTAGATATTTATAATCAACTACGTTTTCCAAAATCTGCCATAAGGGTTGTTGGTAATTTAATTCGAAGATTAAACATTGAATCAAATACTATTACCCCCCCAATTAAAATCATTTGCAAACACTTCATTCGTTACACATCATTTAATGTTAATAAAGACAATGAAACTTTTG comes from the Bacteroidales bacterium genome and includes:
- a CDS encoding cupin domain-containing protein; amino-acid sequence: METQHLKNKPDCLAPDGSRIFLLTDMKGGGLCICELPKGATSKPVCHKRVEEIWYFLAGEGQLWRKLNEEETITPLTKDTAVTIPPGCSFQFKNTGKETLRFLIVTMPPWPGKNEALPVDGYW